From one Bos javanicus breed banteng chromosome 15, ARS-OSU_banteng_1.0, whole genome shotgun sequence genomic stretch:
- the LOC133226748 gene encoding ubiquilin-3-like, which yields MSRAREEAGDSQLVSGREPPSRIIRVSVKTPQDSQEFMLAENSSIRHFKKQISKRFHCDTDRLVLIFTGKILRDQDILSQRGILDGTTVHLVVRSRGKGILPGPSTLPSPAGHCTHRPDPSTSESTRMLARLGQLARTSPELADFFGQLAQLLMVVPESMGPSLEDPVVQGPVSEKPANASYVPESSRPVPKPEPALKALENLQNPARQQELLQVDKRGLEALKAVPGGDNAMRPVCSDIQHLMLSTLAPLVASKGHNPDSEPCRRGINPHSCPNITTTAPTVSIPARPLAQEVSAGVAAQARAVISNQANAVCRTGLSDLYSGQDLPSQESQQPIGKATPASQLRPSPSVLRRGLHVLQQNPALLHQLTTGSPLRHHMPLLPILTNPRALQALIQIEKGLQILSREVPGLGPCLWCPGRPHGARGVSETRGGGQGHRADPVQPTLAVLQLLHALANACPQSTQSSSSSCPLAEDHYQQELEHLKAMGFANRDANLQALMATGGDIHAAIERLLGIPEA from the coding sequence ATGTCACGGGCTAGGGAAGAAGCAGGGGACAGTCAGCTGGTGTCTGGTCGGGAGCCACCATCACGCATCATCAGAGTGTCTGTCAAGACCCCACAAGACAGCCAGGAATTTATGCTGGCAGAAAATAGCAGCATCCGCCACTTTAAGAAGCAGATCTCCAAACGCTTTCACTGTGATACTGACAGACTGGTGCTCATCTTCACTGGAAAGATCCTCCGGGATCAAGACATACTGAGCCAACGAGGCATCCTTGATGGCACCACGGTCCACCTGGTGGTGAGGAGCCGTGGGAAAGGCATTCTGCCTGGTCCCAGCACTCTGCCCAGCCCTGCTGGCCACTGCACCCATCGTCCAGATCCATCCACCTCAGAGAGTACTAGGATGCTAgccaggctgggccagctggcCCGGACCTCTCCTGAATTAGCTGACTTCTTTGGCCAGCTGGCTCAACTCCTCATGGTTGTGCCTGAGTCCATGGGGCCATCACTGGAAGACCCTGTGGTTCAAGGTCCGGTGAGTGAGAAACCAGCCAATGCCAGCTATGTTCCTGAATCCTCAAGGCCAGTACCGAAACCTGAGCCCGCTCTCAAGGCTCTGGAAAACTTGCAGAACCCGGCCCGGCAACAGGAACTCCTGCAGGTGGACAAGCGGGGGCTGGAAGCCTTGAAGGCAGTGCCAGGTGGGGACAATGCTATGCGTCCGGTCTGCTCTGATATCCAGCATCTCATGCTGTCCACTCTGGCCCCTCTGGTTGCCTCCAAAGGCCACAACCCAGATTCAGAGCCTTGCAGAAGGGGCATCAATCCCCACAGTTGTCCTAACATCACCACCACGGCACCCACAGTCTCCATACCTGCCAGGCCACTGGCACAGGAAGTCAGTGCAGGAGTAGCTGCTCAAGCAAGGGCTGTGATTTCAAACCAGGCCAATGCAGTTTGTAGGACAGGACTATCAGACTTATACTCAGGCCAGGATCTTCCCTCCCAGGAGAGCCAGCAGCCCATCGGGAAAGCCACTCCAGCGAGTCAGCTGAGACCATCACCCTCTGTCTTGCGCAGAGGCTTACATGTCCTGCAGCAGAATCCAGCTCTGCTACACCAGCTGACAACAGGCAGCCCTCTGCGACATCATATGCCACTCCTTCCCATACTCACTAACCCACGGGCACTGCAGGCATTGATCCAGATAGAAAAGGGCCTGCAGATATTGTCCAGGGAGGTACCTGGGTTGGGACCATGTTTATGGTGTCCAGGTAGACCACATGGGGCCAGAGGAGTTTCTGAAACTAGGGGCGGAGGACAGGGTCACAGAGCAGACCCTGTGCAGCCCACCTTGGCTGTTCTTCAGCTCCTCCATGCTCTGGCTAATGCCTGCCCTCAGTCTACCCAGTCCTCATCGTCCTCATGTCCCCTTGCTGAAGACCACTACCAGCAAGAACTGGAGCATCTGAAGGCCATGGGCTTTGCTAATCGTGATGCCAATCTTCAGGCCCTCATGGCCACAGGAGGAGACATTCATGCTGCCATTGAGAGGCTTCTGGGAATACCGGAGGCCTAG
- the LOC133261274 gene encoding olfactory receptor 52D1 encodes MPASNISDDRLPATLFLTGIPGLEWAHVWIAIPFCAMYMVALAGNATLILVIVTDSALHAPMYLFLCLLSLTDLALSSTTVPKMLAILWFQAGEISFDGCLAQMFCVHSIYALESSVLLAMAFDRYVAICNPLRYTAILNHTVIGRIGLVGILRSVAIVSPFIFLLRRLPYCQHHVMAHTYCEHMGIARLACTNITVNIVYGLTVALLAMGLDSILISVSYGFILHAVFHLPSRDAQYKALSTCGSHLGVILVFYIPAFFSFLTHRFGQHRVPRHVHIFLANLYVLVPPVLNPIIYGARTKEIRSRLPRLLHLGKISI; translated from the coding sequence ATGCCAGCTTCCAACATCAGTGATGACCGTCTCCCAGCCACTCTCTTCCTGACGGGGATCCCAGGGCTGGAGTGGGCTCACGTCTGGATTGCCATCCCCTTTTGTGCCATGTATATGGTAGCACTGGCTGGGAATGCCACCCTCATCCTGGTCATAGTGACAGACAGTGCCCTTCATGCGCCCATGTACCTCTTCCTTTGCCTCCTCTCACTCACTGACCTGGCTCTCAGCTCCACCACTGTGCCAAAAATGCTGGCCATTTTGTGGTTCCAAGCAGGTGAGATTTCCTTTGATGGGTGCCTGGCCCAGATGTTTTGTGTCCATTCTATTTATGCTCTAGAGTCCTCGGTTCTTCTTGCCATGGCCTTTGATCGATACGTGGCTATCTGCAACCCACTGAGATACACAGCCATCCTCAACCACACTGTCATAGGCAGAATCGGCCTTGTTGGGATACTTCGTAGTGTGGCCATTGTCTCCCCCTTCATCTTCCTGTTGAGACGACTGCCCTACTGTCAGCACCATGTCATGGCACACACATACTGTGAGCACATGGGCATTGCTCGACTGGCCTGTACCAACATCACTGTCAATATAGTCTATGGGCTAACCGTGGCCCTTCTGGCCATGGGTCTGGATTCTATTCTTATTTCTGTCTCCTATGGCTTCATCCTCCATGCTGTCTTTCACCTTCCATCCCGTGATGCCCAGTACAAGGCTCTGAGTACCTGTGGCTCCCACCTTGGGGTCATCCTGGTCTTCTACATCCCcgctttcttctccttcctcaccCACCGTTTTGGCCAACACCGAGTCCCCAGGCATGTGCACATCTTCCTGGCTAATCTCTATGTTCTGGTGCCTCCTGTGCTCAACCCAATCATCTATGGGGCTAGGACCAAGGAGATTCGGAGTCGACTTCCAAGACTGCTTCACTTGGGGAAAATTTCAATATGA
- the LOC133261275 gene encoding olfactory receptor 52D1-like, producing MPASNISNDRLPATLFLTGIPGLEWAHVWIAIPFCAMYIVALAGNATLILVIVTDSALHVPMYLFLCLLSLTDLALSSTTVPKTLAILWFQAGEISFDGCLAQMFCVHSIYALESSVLLAMAFDRYVAICNPLRYTTILNHAVIGRISLVGVFRSIALVSPFIFLLRRLPYCQHHVMTHTYCEHMGIARLACTNITVNIVYGLTVALLAVGLDSILIAVSYGFILHAVFRLPSQDARHKALSTCGSHLGVILVFYIPAFFSFLTHRFGQRRVPRHVHIFLANLYVLVHPVLNPIIYGARTKEIRSRLPRLPHLWKVSV from the coding sequence ATGCCAGCATCCAACATCAGCAATGATCGTCTCCCAGCCACTCTCTTCCTGACGGGCATCCCAGGGCTGGAGTGGGCTCATGTCTGGATTGCCATCCCCTTTTGTGCCATGTATATAGTAGCACTGGCTGGGAATGCCACCCTCATCCTGGTCATAGTGACAGACAGTGCCCTTCATGTGCCCATGTACCTCTTCCTTTGCCTCCTCTCACTCACTGACCTGGCTCTCAGCTCCACCACTGTGCCCAAAACGTTGGCTATTTTGTGGTTCCAAGCAGGTGAGATTTCCTTTGATGGGTGCCTGGCCCAGATGTTTTGTGTCCATTCTATTTATGCTTTAGAGTCCTCGGTTCTTCTTGCCATGGCCTTTGATCGATACGTGGCTATCTGCAACCCACTGAGATACACAACCATCCTCAACCATGCTGTCATAGGCAGAATCAGCCTTGTGGGTGTATTCAGGAGTATAGCTCTTGTCTCCCCCTTCATCTTCCTGTTGAGACGACTGCCCTACTGTCAGCACCATGTCATGACACACACATACTGTGAGCACATGGGCATTGCTCGACTGGCCTGTACCAACATCACTGTCAATATAGTCTATGGGCTAACTGTGGCCCTTCTGGCTGTGGGTCTGGATTCCATCCTCATTGCCGTTTCCTATGGCTTTATTCTCCACGCTGTCTTTCGTCTTCCATCTCAAGATGCCAGGCACAAGGCTCTGAGTACCTGTGGCTCCCACCTTGGAGTCATCCTGGTCTTCTACAtccctgccttcttctccttcctcaccCACCGTTTTGGCCAACGCCGAGTCCCCAGGCACGTGCACATCTTTCTGGCTAATCTCTATGTGCTGGTGCATCCTGTGCTCAACCCAATCATCTATGGGGCTAGGACCAAGGAGATTCGGAGTCGACTTCCAAGACTGCCTCACTTGTGGAAGGTCTCAGTATGA
- the LOC133261276 gene encoding olfactory receptor 51I2-like has protein sequence MGNFKINVSDAPFFILTGFPGTEAMEPWLSFPLLLLYAIAIVGNILILLIVKEEPSLHQPMYYFLSLLSVNDLGVSFSTLPTVLAALCFQARVIAFNVCLAQMFFIHLFSWTESGILLAMSFDRYVAICNPLHYATVLTNACIVAMGLCTVLRSFALILVFPLLLHRLPFCHPRNILSHAYCLHVDMIKLACTDVSLNSHYGLSIVLFTFGLDSALILLSYVLIFRSVLAIASPGERLKTLNTCVSHVLAVLIFYVPMVSVSIVHRFGAGLPHAVHTLMSLIYLFVPPMLNPIIYSIKTKEIQLLKMLFRVRS, from the coding sequence ATGGGCAACTTCAAGATCAATGTCTCTGATGCTCCCTTCTTTATCTTGACGGGCTTCCCAGGAACGGAGGCCATGGAGCCCTGGCtatcttttcctctccttctgcTCTATGCCATCGCCATTGTGGGAAACATCCTGATCCTCCTCATTGTTAAGGAGGAGCCGAGTCTGCACCAGCCCATGTACTACTTCTTGTCCCTACTGTCTGTCAACGACTTGGGAGTATCCTTTTCCACACTGCCGACTGTGCTGGCTGCCCTCTGCTTCCAGGCCCGGGTGATTGCCTTTAATGTCTGCTTAGCCCAGATGTTTTTCATCCACCTCTTCTCTTGGACAGAGTCTGGCATCCTCTTGGCCATGAGCTTCGATCGCTACGTCGCCATCTGCAACCCACTGCACTATGCCACTGTGCTCACCAATGCCTGCATTGTGGCCATGGGCCTGTGTACTGTCCTACGGAGCTTTGCTCTCATCCTGGTCTTCCCACTGCTGCTGCACAGACTACCTTTCTGCCATCCCCGGAACATCCTTTCCCATGCCTACTGCCTTCACGTGGATATGATTAAgctggcatgcactgatgtcTCCCTCAATAGCCACTACGGACTGTCCATTGTGCTTTTCACCTTTGGCCTGGACTCTGCCCTCATTCTTCTCTCCTATGTACTTATCTTTCGCTCAGTGCTAGCCATTGCCTCCCCAGGGGAGCGCCTCAAGACACTCAACACATGTGTGTCCCATGTCCTAGCTGTGCTCATCTTCTACGTGCCTATGGTGAGTGTGTCCATCGTACATCGCTTTGGTGCTGGCCTGCCCCATGCTGTTCACACCCTCATGTCTCTTATCTACCTCTTTGTGCCTCCCATGCTCAATCCCATCATCTACTCCATTAAGACAAAGGAGATACAGCTTTTAAAGATGCTCTTCAGGGTCAGGTCCTGA